From Myxococcus stipitatus, one genomic window encodes:
- a CDS encoding HSP90 family protein, whose product MDHRFQVSLRGVIDLLSHHLYSSPGVYIRELLQNATDAIRARQHLEPGHQGTVRLELVEKQDEGRATLVFTDDGVGLTEEEIHRFLATIGESSKREALEARRKDFIGQFGIGLLSCFMVCDELLLVTRSARGDGRTLEWRGRHDGTYAVRASEHPLPRPGTQVFLVARAEMAEWFTPERVRQLARHYGGLLPFPIHLSVGGEEERLDSDGPPWRRQYDSPAERRKALLEYGRDVFETDFIDCIPLRSQAGDVDGVAFVLPASPHFNAKQKHRVYLKHMLLSESAENLLPEWAFFVKCVVNANALRPTASREAFYEDGALGQAREALGQGLRKYLMDLAHDDPRALQRLIGLHGLSVKSLALDDDDFYKLVIGWLTFETSMGVTTLAEYRRAYPVVRYTATLDGFRQVSRVAAAQGLCVINAAYTHDAALLEKLPHVFPEAQVEPFSSADLPQNFEELTLDERDAVFPLLRTAEQVLAPFHCGVTVKKFFPAEVPTLYSADEDGSFRRDAERARDESDDLYASVLENVMAAAGAEQAQLCFNLHNPVVRRLAAVSDRHMMKLSVEMLYVQALLLGHHPLNAQEMTLLNQGLLGLISAQLGAGGTPGPDGGEDEGGPGPRGFH is encoded by the coding sequence GTGGACCACCGATTCCAAGTCAGCCTTCGCGGGGTCATCGACCTCCTGTCGCATCACCTCTACAGCTCGCCGGGGGTCTACATCCGGGAGCTGCTCCAGAACGCCACCGATGCCATCCGCGCCCGCCAGCACCTGGAGCCGGGACACCAGGGCACCGTCCGGCTGGAGCTGGTGGAGAAGCAGGACGAGGGGCGCGCCACCCTCGTCTTCACCGACGACGGCGTGGGCCTGACGGAGGAGGAGATCCACCGCTTCCTGGCCACCATCGGCGAGTCCTCCAAGCGCGAGGCGCTGGAGGCGCGGCGCAAGGACTTCATCGGCCAGTTCGGCATCGGCCTCCTGTCGTGCTTCATGGTGTGCGACGAGCTGCTGCTGGTGACGCGCTCGGCGCGGGGCGACGGCCGGACCCTGGAGTGGCGCGGGCGGCATGACGGCACCTACGCCGTGCGGGCCTCCGAGCACCCGCTCCCGCGCCCGGGCACCCAGGTGTTCCTCGTCGCGCGCGCGGAGATGGCGGAGTGGTTCACGCCGGAGCGGGTGCGCCAGCTGGCCCGGCACTACGGCGGCCTGCTGCCCTTCCCCATCCACCTGTCGGTGGGAGGCGAGGAGGAGCGGCTCGACTCGGACGGCCCGCCCTGGCGCCGCCAGTACGACAGCCCCGCCGAGCGGCGCAAGGCGCTGCTCGAGTACGGGCGCGACGTGTTCGAGACGGACTTCATCGACTGCATCCCGCTGCGCTCGCAGGCGGGCGACGTGGACGGCGTGGCGTTCGTGCTGCCGGCCTCGCCCCACTTCAACGCGAAGCAGAAGCACCGCGTGTACCTCAAGCACATGCTCCTGTCGGAGAGCGCGGAGAACCTGCTGCCGGAGTGGGCCTTCTTCGTGAAGTGCGTGGTCAACGCCAACGCGCTGCGCCCCACCGCCAGCCGCGAGGCGTTCTACGAGGACGGCGCGCTCGGCCAGGCCCGCGAGGCCCTGGGCCAGGGGCTGCGCAAGTACCTCATGGACCTGGCGCACGACGACCCGCGCGCGCTCCAGCGGTTGATCGGCCTGCACGGGCTGAGCGTGAAGTCGCTGGCCCTGGACGACGATGACTTCTACAAGCTGGTCATCGGCTGGCTGACCTTCGAGACGTCCATGGGCGTGACGACGCTGGCCGAGTACCGGCGCGCCTACCCGGTGGTCCGCTACACCGCGACGCTGGACGGCTTCCGCCAGGTGTCCCGCGTGGCCGCGGCGCAGGGGCTGTGCGTCATCAACGCGGCCTACACGCACGACGCCGCGCTCCTGGAGAAGCTGCCGCACGTGTTCCCCGAGGCGCAGGTGGAGCCGTTCTCCTCGGCGGACCTGCCGCAGAACTTCGAGGAGCTGACCCTGGACGAGCGCGACGCCGTCTTCCCGCTCCTGCGCACGGCGGAGCAGGTGCTGGCGCCGTTCCACTGCGGCGTGACGGTGAAGAAGTTCTTCCCGGCGGAGGTGCCCACGCTCTACAGCGCGGACGAGGACGGCTCCTTCCGCCGAGACGCGGAGCGGGCGCGCGACGAGTCGGACGACCTGTACGCCAGCGTGCTGGAGAACGTGATGGCGGCGGCGGGCGCGGAGCAGGCGCAGCTGTGCTTCAACCTGCACAACCCGGTGGTGCGGCGGCTGGCGGCGGTGTCGGACCGGCACATGATGAAGCTGTCGGTGGAGATGCTGTACGTGCAGGCGTTGCTCCTGGGGCACCACCCGTTGAACGCGCAGGAGATGACACTCTTGAACCAGGGCCTGTTGGGACTCATCTCGGCGCAGCTCGGCGCGGGCGGAACCCCGGGCCCGGACGGCGGCGAGGACGAAGGCGGCCCCGGTCCTCGGGGGTTCCACTGA
- a CDS encoding metal-dependent hydrolase: MRNKLVAVAVGAMVAFGGAAAAQDAAAQPKPGAKAPAAGKAEATWWGHAAFVLRTPGGAVIAIDPWLTNPKAPKDVAQPEALDAILITHGHFDHVGEAKALAQKTGAKVYGSFELVNLLGLPEAQAVGANAGGTFQVKDATIHLVEAVHSSSYQADPKGAAQYAGAPLGYVIEIEKGPTVYHAGDTGAFESMALIATQFKPTVAMLPIGGHFTMGPAEAAQAARLLKVKSVVPMHYGTFPLLQGTPDALRGELKKLKNSAKVLDLEPGKATAL, translated from the coding sequence ATGCGGAACAAGCTCGTGGCAGTCGCGGTGGGGGCGATGGTGGCTTTCGGCGGTGCGGCGGCGGCCCAGGACGCGGCGGCCCAGCCGAAGCCCGGGGCCAAGGCGCCGGCGGCCGGCAAGGCGGAGGCGACGTGGTGGGGGCACGCGGCCTTCGTGCTGCGCACCCCGGGCGGCGCGGTCATCGCCATCGACCCGTGGCTGACCAACCCCAAGGCCCCCAAGGACGTCGCGCAGCCGGAGGCGCTGGACGCCATCCTCATCACCCACGGCCACTTCGACCATGTGGGCGAGGCCAAGGCCCTGGCGCAGAAGACGGGCGCGAAGGTGTACGGCTCCTTCGAGCTGGTGAACCTGCTGGGCCTGCCGGAGGCGCAGGCGGTGGGCGCCAACGCGGGCGGCACCTTCCAGGTGAAGGACGCCACCATCCACCTGGTGGAGGCCGTGCACTCCAGCAGCTACCAGGCGGACCCCAAGGGCGCCGCCCAGTACGCGGGCGCCCCGCTGGGCTACGTGATTGAAATCGAGAAGGGCCCCACCGTGTACCACGCGGGCGACACCGGGGCCTTCGAGTCCATGGCCCTCATCGCCACCCAGTTCAAGCCCACCGTGGCCATGCTGCCCATTGGCGGTCACTTCACCATGGGCCCCGCGGAGGCGGCCCAGGCGGCGCGGCTGCTGAAGGTCAAGAGCGTGGTGCCCATGCACTACGGCACCTTCCCGCTGCTCCAGGGCACCCCCGACGCGCTGCGCGGTGAGCTGAAGAAGCTCAAGAACTCCGCGAAGGTCCTGGACCTGGAGCCGGGCAAGGCCACCGCACTGTAG
- a CDS encoding dienelactone hydrolase family protein → MRVRERDVEVGVGGRLLGGRLAVPERAAGLVILAGDDLVAPDGARARFLRDTLHVAGMGTLWLELRTADELAAEDWALRPNSNVELVAHRLEVARDWLQRDATSSLLPVGYLGAGLGAAAVLVAAAHQPEGVQAVVALGGRPDLAGALVADVRVPTLLLAAGADEDRVALVQGVRDALPSGTRAALQRVEGATRGFPEHTAWARATRLSVAWFRDCFRAAAGPGVLEWTGEPGGLG, encoded by the coding sequence ATGCGTGTGCGCGAGCGGGACGTTGAGGTCGGGGTGGGCGGGCGCCTGCTCGGTGGGCGGCTCGCGGTGCCCGAGCGGGCGGCGGGGTTGGTGATTCTGGCGGGCGACGACCTGGTGGCTCCCGATGGCGCGCGGGCCCGTTTCCTCCGCGACACCCTCCACGTCGCGGGGATGGGGACGCTGTGGCTGGAGCTGCGCACCGCCGATGAGCTGGCGGCCGAGGACTGGGCGCTGCGCCCCAACTCCAATGTCGAGCTGGTGGCGCATCGGCTGGAGGTCGCGCGCGACTGGCTCCAGCGGGACGCGACCTCGAGCCTGTTGCCCGTCGGGTATCTCGGCGCGGGGCTGGGCGCCGCCGCCGTGCTCGTCGCGGCGGCACATCAGCCCGAGGGTGTGCAGGCCGTCGTCGCGCTCGGAGGTCGGCCGGACCTCGCGGGGGCGCTGGTCGCGGACGTCCGCGTGCCCACGTTGCTCCTGGCGGCGGGCGCCGACGAGGACCGCGTGGCGCTCGTCCAAGGCGTCCGGGACGCGTTGCCGTCCGGCACTCGCGCGGCGCTCCAGCGTGTCGAGGGGGCGACGCGGGGCTTCCCGGAGCACACGGCGTGGGCCCGCGCCACGCGGCTCTCCGTGGCGTGGTTCCGCGACTGCTTCCGCGCAGCCGCGGGCCCCGGGGTGCTGGAGTGGACGGGGGAGCCCGGTGGCCTCGGTTGA
- a CDS encoding TerB family tellurite resistance protein: protein MGYIRPDCHGETGGGSGGISVVDFSKAGWLTPLLNEAVATHVGAPAPEASVPSFRPGRARARAYLRGTLRASGLLYGTPADPPASLESEPATEVQARALEDQLFHAVVRTLAALALELARQVGAPDGPRGEQLLVFFAVLGGELALAESLAKRLVDGKAVTKRQVAKVEAALRRREPTLAGDPVYGLVLHNGAQYADAQLFCRQAIDFFATGRFRKAQARRRLDFAARQKALLVDVLTGLACVDRQPGTLARRAILKQVEDLRLPAATSAELKAAVKQSFERRRSVRDVVRRVRGQDMRHFLLEQTLLAALVDGRRTRRERAFIDELADALQVSKQELRRLELEMAEFYTRHRSVVDVFTVSDAAGAMGDDLVASMQETLEKNFHRLMQEVRETGDLAVLLTKAARGQKLTSDERKRMRAQLIDVAKAIPALAIFAAPGGILLLAALAKVLPFSLLPSSFQDESPTPEQDDVESEEDFVPEREVG from the coding sequence GTGGGTTACATCCGACCGGACTGCCACGGAGAGACCGGCGGCGGGTCCGGGGGTATCTCGGTGGTGGACTTCTCCAAGGCGGGCTGGTTGACCCCGCTGCTGAACGAGGCGGTCGCGACCCATGTGGGCGCGCCCGCGCCGGAGGCGTCCGTCCCGTCCTTCCGTCCCGGCCGGGCCCGGGCTCGCGCGTACCTGCGCGGCACGCTGCGCGCCAGCGGCCTCCTGTACGGCACGCCCGCGGATCCTCCCGCGTCCCTGGAGTCCGAGCCCGCGACGGAGGTGCAGGCCCGGGCGCTGGAGGACCAGCTCTTCCACGCAGTGGTGCGCACGCTGGCGGCGCTCGCGCTGGAGCTGGCGCGGCAGGTGGGCGCGCCCGACGGGCCTCGCGGCGAGCAGCTCCTGGTCTTCTTTGCCGTGCTGGGTGGGGAGCTGGCGCTGGCGGAGTCGCTGGCGAAGCGGTTGGTGGACGGGAAGGCCGTGACGAAGCGGCAGGTCGCGAAGGTGGAGGCGGCGCTGCGCAGGCGCGAGCCGACCCTGGCGGGCGATCCGGTGTATGGCCTGGTGCTGCACAACGGCGCGCAGTACGCGGACGCGCAGCTGTTCTGCCGGCAGGCCATCGACTTCTTCGCCACCGGGCGGTTCCGCAAGGCGCAGGCGCGGCGGCGGCTGGACTTCGCGGCGCGGCAGAAGGCGCTGCTGGTGGACGTGCTGACGGGGCTGGCATGCGTGGACCGGCAGCCGGGGACGCTGGCGCGCCGGGCCATCCTCAAGCAGGTGGAGGACCTGCGCCTGCCGGCGGCGACGTCGGCGGAGCTGAAGGCGGCGGTGAAGCAGTCCTTCGAGCGGCGGCGCAGCGTGCGGGACGTGGTGCGGCGGGTGCGCGGCCAGGACATGCGGCACTTCCTGCTGGAGCAGACGCTGCTGGCGGCGCTGGTGGACGGGCGGCGCACGCGGCGCGAGCGGGCCTTCATCGACGAGCTGGCGGACGCGCTGCAGGTGTCGAAGCAGGAGCTGCGCCGGCTCGAGCTGGAGATGGCGGAGTTCTACACGCGGCACCGCTCCGTGGTGGATGTCTTCACGGTGTCCGACGCGGCCGGCGCCATGGGGGACGACCTGGTCGCGAGCATGCAGGAGACGCTGGAGAAGAACTTCCACCGGCTCATGCAGGAGGTGCGCGAGACGGGGGACCTGGCGGTGCTGCTGACGAAGGCGGCGCGTGGCCAGAAGCTCACGTCGGACGAGCGCAAGCGCATGCGCGCGCAGCTCATCGACGTGGCCAAGGCGATTCCCGCGCTCGCCATCTTCGCGGCGCCCGGGGGCATCTTGCTGCTGGCGGCGCTGGCCAAGGTGCTGCCCTTCAGCCTGCTGCCCAGCTCGTTCCAGGACGAGTCACCCACCCCCGAGCAGGACGACGTCGAGAGCGAGGAGGACTTCGTCCCCGAGCGCGAGGTCGGGTAG